The DNA window GCGAAAGCTAAAGTTACGCCTGTGGAAATTGTATCTAAACCTAACTCATCACACATCCTATCCATTTTTATAATAGAGGTTATATCGTTATTAAGGCACATTGAACCTAAAGCATAAATTGTTTCATATTCAGGCCCTTCATTTATAACTCCTGCATATACTCCATTCTCAACTTTATACACTCCACAACAATGCGCTAAGCATCCAAAGCATGAAACACGTTTTACTTCATATTTATGTAAAGCTTCATAACTGATTTTATCTATCTCATCAAATACTTCATTATTCCAATTTTTTGTTCCTAATAAACCAAGTTTATTAATTATTTCTGTAAGCATAGGCGTTCCAAGCGTAGAGTAACCTTTATCTAGTGTTGAATTAGGAAACTTTTTAAATCTCACTTCGCTAACATATCTTTCAAGCCCATTTAAATCTGCTACTTCAACATCTTTACTTCCTTTAACAGCTATGGCTTTTAAATTTTTCGAGCCCATAACTGCCCCTAAACCGCAACGTCCACCAGCTCTATAAGCAGATATTAAACAAGCATATCTAACTAAGTTTTCTCCAGCTGGCCCAATGCTTATTGAGTAGGCACCTTTTTCATTTAAATCCCTTTTTATTATTTCTTCAGTTTCATAAGTTGTTTTTCCCCATAAATGAGAAGCATCATTAATCTTAACTTCATCATCTAAAACCGATATATATACAGGTTTTTCAGCTTTCCCCTCAACAACTATAGCGTCATGTCCAGTAAATTTTAATTCAGCTGAGAAATGTCCACCGCAATTAGTATCTCCCCATAAACCTGTTAAAGGTGATTTAGAAGCAGCATATGTTTTAACGCAGAATGGAATTCTGGTTCCATTTAATGGTCCGCTACCAATAAAGATTTTGTTTTCATGAGATAAAGCATCTACTCCTGGTTTAAGTTCATCATAAAGAATTCTTGCAGCGAAGCCATTTCCTCCAAGATACATATAAGCCATTTCATCAGTTACTTCTTGTGTCCAAATTTTTTTAGAGGTTAAGTTTACTCTAAGAATTTCCCCCATATAACCTTTATACTTCAATTATTTTCACCTTATTAATGCTAAAGCTTTTTGAGGACAATTAGCTACGCAAGCACCGCAAAAAATACAGAATAAGGGATACCGTAGATCTTTATGAATAAAAATTGCTTCTTTAGGACATGCTTTAAGGCATTCAAGGCACATAGTGCATTTTTTATCGTTAACTTTAAAAATGCCATTTTCTATATAGATGGCTTTTGGATTGCAAACTTTTACGCATTCACCGCATAAATTGCAAATTTTTATCACAAATTTATCTATTGCTTCTCTATAAATTCTTAATCTAGCCTTGCTAGGGTTTATCGTTCCTTCATTCCTTATAGAACAAGCCATCTCGCAAATTCTGCATCCAGTGCATCGTTCAGGGTAAAAATCAATTCTCAAAATTTTCTTCGTCCTTAATGCTTATTAATAAAAAGTTGATAAAAAGAGTTAAAACTGATTTTTATTCTTCAACTTTTGATTCTTTAATTGGTGTTTTAAACAATTCTGGGATAATTTCTATCCCTAATTCTTTAATAGCACCAATTATTTCCCATGGATAAGTTATAACTATGGCGCCAGCTTTTTGTAAAGCTTTAACTTTAGCTTCTACGCCGCCACCTCGCTCAATAATAGCTCCAGCATGCCCTAATCTTTTTCCTGGTGGAGCTGTTCGCGCATATATATAAGCAATAACAGGTTTTTTTACTTCTCCTCTTTCAATTAAATCTGCAGCTCTAATTTCAGCATCTCCACCAATTTCCCCTATCATTACAATTGCTTCGGTTTGAGGATCTTTTTCATACATTAATAAAGCTTCTGGAAAATCTGTTCCTCTAATAGGGTCACCACCTATTTGCATCATCGTGCTTACACCCCACCCTCCAAGCGAAATAAGCCTAGATATATACCATTGAACGCTTCCTGTAGTTGATGCAACTCCTATCTTACCTGGACCATGAAAAGCTGATTGAGAGCATGCGCCTAACTCGCATATTGGTGGCGAAATAACTCCTGAAGTGTTAGGTCCAACTATTGTTACACCTTTTTCTTTACCTAAAGCTACTATTTCCATAGTATCTTGAAAAGGAATTCCTTCAGCGATTATTAAAAGATTTTTTATTCCAGCTTCTATAACCTCGAAAGAAGCATCCTTCGCAAGCCTAGCTGGAACAAATTGAACAGCAGTATTTAATTCTGGATGAGCTTTTACAGCTTCTTCAACGCTATCATAAACTGGAATTCCATGCACTTCTTGTCCACCTTTACCAGGGGTAACTCCAGCTACAATTTTTGTTCCATACTCAAGCATTCTTTTAGTTCTGAAGGCCCCTTCTTTTCCAGTAATTCCTTGAATTAATGCTATAGTTTTTTCTGTTGCAAAAACTGCCATTTCATTTTCACCTCTTACTCATATTTCGCTAATTCTCTATATTCAGGTTCAGGTCTTAATGGTAAAGTTTTCCTCATAATTTCTCTGGTGGTTTTTTCCCATTCAGGATGTTCAGGCAACCATTTTGGAGGATTTCTCTTATATTTAATTCCACACCATTCTAAAACTCTTTTAACCGGAGTTTCAATAACGTCAACACCACCTTTATGAGCAGTTGAACTTTCCTTCCCAGTTACTGTATGAGAGCACCATTCTACAATTAAACCCATTTTCTTAAATTCTTCAGATTCTTTTTTCATTATTTCAATTGCTCCTTTCTCGCCTGTTCCAGAGACTTGAATTAAAATTGGTATTTTCGGTTTTACCTCTTTTATTGCTTCGCATACTCCTTTAGCTATTACATTAGCTCTTGTAAGCCCAGCATAAACATGAAATAAAACTGCTTTAAGGTTTGGTAACGTTAGCACAGTTTTTAAAGCGTCTCCAGCTAACTCGTAGAATCTTCCACCTACATCCATAAAGCATGCCAGCCTACCTCCAGCTTCATTTACATAATCCATAACGCTCATTCCTAAGCCAGCTCCATTAGAAATGCAAGCAATTTCACCATTTGGATCAAGCTCTACATAAACGTATCCTTTTTCTTTTGCGTGCTTTTCTCTTTCATTTAAATATTTTTCAGTTTCAGGCATTATTTCTTTATGCCTAAACATAGCGTCGTCATCTATAGATAATCTAGCATCAGCTGCAACAAGTTTTCCATCCGTAGTTAAACAAAGCGGATTTATTTCAGTAAAGGTTGCATCATATTTTCGATAAATTCTCCAGTAAAGATTGTAAACTGTATTGCTAATGCTGTTAATTAACTCAACAGGGATACCAACTTTTCTTGCCGCATTTCTAGCTTGAAACACTTGTAATCCTTTAAATATATCAACATTTATTTTCGCAAGCTTCTCTGGAAATTTTTGAGTTATTTCTTCAATTTCCATTCCACCTTCTGAGCTTATTAGTATAGCAGGTGATTTAGCAGCTCTATCATTAACAACTCCAATATAAAATTCCTTTTTTATATTTAGTTTTTCCTCAACCAAAACTTTGTTAACTTTGTGTCCTAAGAATTCTTTACCAATAAGCTCGCTAGCTGCTTTTTCAGCTTCATCCGCGTTATCAGCAAATTTAACTCCTCCAGCGCGTCCTCTTCTACCAGATGGAATTTGAATTTTAACAACAACGGGTTTCCCTATTCGTTCAACAATGCTTTTAACTTGTTTTGGTGTTTCTGCAACTTCACCTTCAGGGATTGTTAAGCCTTCTTTCTTAAAAATTTGTTTTGCTTCGTATTCAAGTAAATAGGGCAATTTTCATCAACTCTCCTTTAAGCTTTATTAAGGTATAGAAAGGTTAAAATATAAATCTAATCGATTTTCTCATAAAGTGTTATTTTAAATTTTGGTTGAGGGGTTTCCTTTGTTAAAGAAAATTGAGGAGCTTAGAAAGTTAATAGAGCAGGCTAAGCTTGGAGGAGGAGTTGAAGCTATTGAAGCGCAGCATAAAAAAGGAAAGTTAACTGCACGTGAGAGATTAGAGAAGCTTTTAGATTCAAGCACATTTATTGAGATGAATCAATTTGTTACTCATCATTGCGTAGAATTTGATATGGATAAAAAAAAGGCGTTTGGAGATGGAGTTGTTACAGGTTTTGGAATGGTTAACGATAGGCCAGTAGCAGTATTTGCGCAAGATTTTACCTTTATTGGCGGTTCATTAGGAGAAATGCATGCGAAAAAAATATGTGAAGTTATGGATTTAGCTTTAAAAATCGGTATTCCTATAATAGGGTTAAATGATTCTGGAGGGGCAAGAATTCAAGAAGGGGTCTCATCTCTTGCAGGTTATGGAGAGATTTTCTTTAGAAATGTTTTAGCATCAGGTGTTGTACCACAAATATCGATTATTATGGGTCCATGCGCTGGAGGCGCTGTTTATTCACCAGCTTTAACAGATTTCATTTTCATGGTTAAAAAGACAAGTTACATGTTTATAACTGGACCTAAAGTGGTTAAAGCGGTAACTGGAGAGGATGTTACTCCAGAACAACTTGGTGGAGGCGGAGCTCATTCTAAATCTAGTGGAGTAGCTCATTTTCTAGCAGAAAATGAAGAAGAATGCTTGTTGATGGTTAGAAAACTTTTAAGTTATCTTCCATTAAATAATCTAGATGACCCGCCTATGGCGCCTTCAATGGAACCTGATGAACCTGAAAAAATTGTAGATTTAATTCCAGAGGATACAAAAAAACCTTATAATATGCTTAATGTAATTGATAAAATATTCGATAAAGACTCATTTTTTGAAGTGCATAAGTATTATGCACCTAATGCTATCGTTGGATTTGCTAGATTAAATGGATTTAGCGTTGGAGTTATTGCTAATCAACCAGCAGTGCTTACAGGGGTTTTAGATGTAGATTCATCAGATAAAATTGCGAGATTTATAAGGTTTTGCGATGCTTTTAATATTCCGCTTATAACTTTAGTTGATGTGCCTGGTTATCTTCCAGGTGTAAATCAAGAATATGGAGGAATAATTAGGCATGGAGCAAAAGTTATTTATGCTTATTCAGAAGCTTCAGTTCCTAAGCTTACTGTTATAACTCGTAAAGCTTATGGTGGAGGTTATATAGCTATGTGCAGTAAGCACTTAGGGGCGGATGCTGTTTTCGCTTGGCCTACAGCTGAAATTGCAGTTATGGGCCCGGAAGGAGCTGCTGAAATAATTTTCAGCAAAGAGATCGCGAAAGCTGAAAACCCTGAGGAAGCTCTTTTAAATTTTGCTCAAAAATATAGAGAAAAAGTAACGAACCCGTATGTAGCTGCTTCTAAAGGTTATGTTACATCAATTATTGAACCTCAAGATACAAGGAAAATGCTTATAAGCTATTTAATTGCATTACGAAGAAAAAGAGGCAAGGTTAATTTTTCTAGAAAACATGGAAATATTCCTTTATAAACCAAGCAGAAGAGGCGCGTAGGTTAATACTACTGCTCCAGCGATTACGGAACCTATTTGCCCACCTGCATTTGCAGCAACAGCATGCATTAAAAGCCAATTATCCGGATCTTCTTTTCGTCCTATTAAATGAGCAGTTCTTCCAGCCATTGGAAACGCTGAAACACCGCAAGCACCTATTAATGGGTTAACCTTCCCTTTTGTAGCAAGATAAACTAGCTTGCCAAACAGGATTCCGAAAGCTAAAGCTGAGGAAAACGCTATTAAACCCAACCCAAATATAAGCAAAGTTTTAATTGTTAAGAATTGTTCAGCCATCATTGTTCCACCAATCGCGATTCCTAAAAGTAAAGTTGTAATGTTTGCAAGCTCATTTTCAGCGGTTTTTGTTAATCTTTCCACAACCCCACTTTCTTTCATAAAATTTCCAAGCATTAATGCGCCCATTAAAGGAATTCCTTTTGGAGCTATTAACCCTGTTATTAAGGTTACTATTATGGGGAAAATTAAGCGAATTGATTTAGGGTAAGACTCGCGTTTATAAGGCATTTTAATTAATCTTTCTTTTCTAGTTGTAAGAGCTTTTGAAATTGGAATTTGAAGAATGGGCACCATAGCCATATATGAGTAAGCGCATACGGTTACTGGCCCTAAAATTTCTGGAGTAAATTTAGATGTTACATATATGGCGGTAGGACCGTCCATTGCTCCAATTATTCCAACAGCTACCGATTCAAGTGGAGTAAAACCAGATAGTAAAGCAGCTATTAAAGCGGTGAAAATCCCAATTTGCCCTGCTGCAGCGAATACAAGCAACCATGGTCTTTCTAAAAGAGCGCCAAAATCGCACATGGAACCTATACCAACAAAAATCAATATTGGAAAAACCTCAGTAATTATTCCAAAATCATAAAGAAACTTAAAGAAGCCTCCTGGCTCCATTAATCCTCCATAAGGAATATTCACTAAAATTGCACCAAAACCTATAGGAAGCAGGAGAAGGGGTTCGTAATGTTTTTTAATAGCTAAATAAATAAAAAAGCATCCAATTATAATCATTATAATATTTCCGTAAGGAAAAGGGAGCAAAAAGCAGCCACCTTTCTTACTCTATAACAGCTAGAACATCGCCTTGATGAACAGAAACTCCTTTAGAAGCATTCAATTCTTTAATTATACCAGATTTAGGCGCGCATATTTCATTCTCCATCTTCATAGCCTCTAATACTAATACAACTTCACCTACAGAAACTTTATCGCCTAATTTTTTCTCTATTCGAGTTATCGTACCATCCATAGGCGCTTTTATAACCGCTTCTTCACCAACTTCTTTAACAAGCTCTTTCTTTTGAATTTGAATAGGTTCCAGCTTTTTTAAAGCCGCTTCTGGTTTAAAGGTAACTTCAGTCGATTCCCGCTCAGCCATCTCCTCTACTTCAACAATAAAAGTTTTTCCTTCAACTGTAACTTTAAATTTTCTCTTCACTGTAAACCACCTTTTTTTACTTTTTAGACGTTAATTCTAATCTTCCAGCTAAATTCCAGATTGGGGTTGAACTCCATTCAACACTTTCTTTCCTTAACTCTTTTTGAAATTTAAGAGTTTCTTTTTGTGTAGTTGCAGCAGTGCATACAGCAGCAATAATTGCTGTAATCAACTCTTTATTAAGTGATTTATTTTCAATTTTTTCAGCTTTAAATTTTCTTTTAAGCAACTCAAAAAGTATTGCAATTGCCCCTAAGGATAGAAAAACCAGGGGAATTCCAATAGCAGCAACTTTAAATCCGAAATCTAAATTAGAAAGCATTTAATCTCACTCTTTGAAAAAAGGATATTTTAATAAATTAAACTAGCTAGAAGCCAATTTAAAAACTTTATTAAATTAAAACAGCATTAAGTTAATGGTTTGATACGACAGTTATTTGCGTCAAAAATTTCTTGAATGCAATTATTTTTAAGCTTCACAATTAATGCACCATTTTTCTTGTTCACATCGATAATTTGTCCTTCTATTATTTCATCTCCGATTTTAATTTCCACCCAAGAACCTAACATTTTCATAAACCATTTCCATTCTTTTAAGATTTGAGTAAAATTCTTAACTTTAGAATAGTAGAAGGTTATATTATCAAGAATTTTTTGTAAAAGCGTAATTATCGATATTTCTCTTCCCAATAAAATTTTTAATGAAGTGGAAGTGCCCTTTAATTCTTTTGGGAAAACTTCTGCAGGTATATTTGCATTTATACCTATTCCTAGAATTATAAATTCTAGCTTTCCATTTTTAATTTTAGTTTCGCTTAATATTCCACAAACTTTTTTTTCATTAATTAAAATATCATTAGGCCATTTAATTGCTACTTCCAGATTATAAAGCTCATTAAGCGCTTTAGCTATTGATAAAACTGTTAAAAAACTTAATTTAAAAGCTTCATTAGGGTTTATTTTAGGTCTTAGTATTATAGAAAACCATAACCCTCCTTTAGGAGAGAACCAAGTTCTTTTATATCGACCTCTCCCCTTTATTTGAGTCTCAGATATAACTATCACTCCTTCTTCAAATCCTTCTTCAGCAAGTTTTTTAGCTATATCATTTGTTGAGTTAACGGTTTTAAACCAGAAAATTTTAAAGTTTTTATAATTCAAAGTTAATTAAAAGTAGGGAGAAGCTTTTCATAAACTTTTTTGCATTTCTTAAATGTTGTGAAAGAAGAATGCTAAGAAAAACTAGGTTTACGCCTTTAGCAGCTTTATTCGCTGTTTTAACAGCTTTAGGCGCATATATTTTTATCCCATTACCATTCACTCCTGTTCCAATCACTTTACAAACCTTATTTGTATATTTAGCTGGCGACATTTTGGGAGAATTAGGTGCGTTAAGCCAAATTGTATATATTTTGCTTGGAGCTTTAGGGTTACCAGTTTTTGCAAGGGGTAGAGGAGGCGTAGAAGTTTTGATTGGGCCAACGGGTGGGTATTTAATGGGGTTTGCAGCTGCAGCTTTTATTATCGGTAAGCTTACTAGGTTTAAACATGCTCAAACTTTTGTTTGGTTTATTTTCTCAAACATTATTGGAACAATTGTTATTTATTGCTTCGGTATTTTTCAGCTTTCAATATGGTTTGGAAGCTTGAAGAAAGCTATTATTTTTGGGGTTTTCCCGTTTTTAATAGGTGATTTAATAAAGGCATGGTTAGCGGCTTATATTGCTACCAGAAATCAAATAAGAAAGTGGATGAGTTTATTAAAAAGTTAAATATTTCCAAGCACTATAAAGAGAAAAAGGTTTATATTTAAAAGAAGCTTTATTACGTTAGAAGTTTTATATTCTATCTTCATTGCTGTTATGAAAAACGTAAGTGGAGGTTGTAAAAATGTCTTCAGAAAGAAGCGAAGAAGAAAGAAAGGAAATATTTGAAGAAATCTTTAAGGATCGAGAGCCTTTCCATTGGCGGACAAACATATCTTATAAGACTGTAAGCAAAATTGTGGCTAAAGGTTATGATACAACGGAGCTTGTGGAAAAAGGTTATGGATTTATGGATGTTCTTTTTCTAATATTTCAAGGCAGGCTTCCTAAACCTAATGAAGCAAAAATGCTTGATTATTTGTTAGGTGGTTTTTGTGAACATGCGATTTCCCCTTCAGCAGCTTCAGCTCGAATAGTAGCTTCAGGTAGACCGTTAATTAATGCAGCCTTTGCAGCAGGCATAATGACATTTGGCATGGCTCATGGTCCTGGTTGGTCTCATGCTGAAGTGATGACTGAATATCTTAATCGAGCTGAAAAGGAAGGAAAAAGCTTAAAAGAAATGGCTGAAATCCTTGTTAAAGAGCATTTAGCTGCAAAGAAGCTTATTATGGGGATTCATCAACCCCAACATGTGCATGGTGATCCAAGAGCTTATGCTGTTATTAAGAAAGCTTTTGAGCTGGGTGTAGCAGGTAGATATGTAAAGTTTCAATTAGAAATTATAAAGGCTCTTGAAAAAATTAAAGGAAAACGCATGCATCCAAATATGGTTGGCGCTGGTGATTCTGTATTGCTGGACCTCGGATTCAGCCCACTAGCAGCATGGTGTATTGGTGTTCTTGCAAGAGGATTCAGCTGTGCAGCTCATGCTGTAGAAGAAATGGAGAGAGAAAGAGCTTGGAGAGGATCGTTTAAAACTAAAATGGCTGATTTAATGAGTTTAGAAGTGCAAGATCCAAGAATAAGTTATGATGGTCCACCTGATAGGCCTGTTCCAGAAAAATATGTTAAATGCCCAAGTTGCGGTGCTCCAGAACTTTTGCCTGAATTTAAAGCATGCCCCTATTGCGGTCAAAAATTAAAGTAAAAATTTATTTTCGAGGTGAAAAATTAAATGGTTAAACTTATAACAATTAAACGAGTGGGCATGTATGATAATGAGGTGAGGGAAGAGCGTTCATTTAATTCTTTAACTGAGCTTCATCAATGGTTATCAAAAAACTTTGACGACCCTGTGTTTATTAATAGAATAACTTACCTTGCAGCTTTGCGATGGAAAATTGTAGATTTTATAAACGATGAGTGGATTGATGGCATCTCTGAATACAGATTATTCGAGCCTAAAGTTATGCCGTTAGCTCAAAAAATAGGCTTAATGGAAGGATTAGAGTTTTCAAGAGATAAAAGTAAGGGATTAGAGTTTGCTAAAAAAGTAGATGAAGAATATCAAAACTTAGCCTTTAGTTAAACTTCCACTTTTATTTAAAAATTATTTAGCAAAATAAATAAAATTAATTTACTGCTTCTTATACTTAATGTGAATAAATTGAAGATAAAAGTGCTTCTTTTCGGTCATCTTAGAGCGGTAACAGGACGAAAAGAAGTGGAATTCGAAAGCACCCATACAACTTATGTTAAAGATGTAATAAATTTTTTAAAAGAAAGATTCCCTGAATTTAAAGAAATATTAACTAAACTTGCTCCAGGTGAATCTATAGCAATTCTTGTAAATAATAAAATTGCTTTAGAAAATGTAGAATTAAAGGATGGGGATGAAGTGGCTTTAATTCCACCAATCTCTGGAGGATTAAAACTAAGTTTTAACCAATTTATTATTTGTTTATTTTATCAAAAAGTTCTTTTTCAATTTGATAAATTAATGGTTCAGCAGCTTTAATTCTTTTAAGAATCTTTTTATTTTTCCCATATCTCTTTTTTAAATAATTTATTCGCTTTTCCAATGTTACAATTTTATCTTCATTAACTCTTTTATCTGCATAAAAAACTATTTTTTCCTCCCATGTAACTGGAGTTTCATTCTCACTTAAAACACTGAATAAAGAATGTTTCTTAACTATATTTGCTATTTCATTAAGACCCTCTTTCTTTAGTATTTTATATCCTTCTTCCTCATGAAAGCCTCCTTTGCTTAAAGCTTTAAATTTCCCTATATCATGAAGAAGCGAGGCTCTATCAACTAAAATTTTATTTATTAATTCCCCTTTAGCTATTAACGAGTTTGCTAATTGATTT is part of the Candidatus Bathyarchaeota archaeon genome and encodes:
- a CDS encoding 4Fe-4S binding protein produces the protein MRIDFYPERCTGCRICEMACSIRNEGTINPSKARLRIYREAIDKFVIKICNLCGECVKVCNPKAIYIENGIFKVNDKKCTMCLECLKACPKEAIFIHKDLRYPLFCIFCGACVANCPQKALALIR
- a CDS encoding CoA-binding protein; its protein translation is MAVFATEKTIALIQGITGKEGAFRTKRMLEYGTKIVAGVTPGKGGQEVHGIPVYDSVEEAVKAHPELNTAVQFVPARLAKDASFEVIEAGIKNLLIIAEGIPFQDTMEIVALGKEKGVTIVGPNTSGVISPPICELGACSQSAFHGPGKIGVASTTGSVQWYISRLISLGGWGVSTMMQIGGDPIRGTDFPEALLMYEKDPQTEAIVMIGEIGGDAEIRAADLIERGEVKKPVIAYIYARTAPPGKRLGHAGAIIERGGGVEAKVKALQKAGAIVITYPWEIIGAIKELGIEIIPELFKTPIKESKVEE
- a CDS encoding biotin--[acetyl-CoA-carboxylase] ligase — protein: MNYKNFKIFWFKTVNSTNDIAKKLAEEGFEEGVIVISETQIKGRGRYKRTWFSPKGGLWFSIILRPKINPNEAFKLSFLTVLSIAKALNELYNLEVAIKWPNDILINEKKVCGILSETKIKNGKLEFIILGIGINANIPAEVFPKELKGTSTSLKILLGREISIITLLQKILDNITFYYSKVKNFTQILKEWKWFMKMLGSWVEIKIGDEIIEGQIIDVNKKNGALIVKLKNNCIQEIFDANNCRIKPLT
- a CDS encoding methylmalonyl-CoA carboxyltransferase, with the protein product MLKKIEELRKLIEQAKLGGGVEAIEAQHKKGKLTARERLEKLLDSSTFIEMNQFVTHHCVEFDMDKKKAFGDGVVTGFGMVNDRPVAVFAQDFTFIGGSLGEMHAKKICEVMDLALKIGIPIIGLNDSGGARIQEGVSSLAGYGEIFFRNVLASGVVPQISIIMGPCAGGAVYSPALTDFIFMVKKTSYMFITGPKVVKAVTGEDVTPEQLGGGGAHSKSSGVAHFLAENEEECLLMVRKLLSYLPLNNLDDPPMAPSMEPDEPEKIVDLIPEDTKKPYNMLNVIDKIFDKDSFFEVHKYYAPNAIVGFARLNGFSVGVIANQPAVLTGVLDVDSSDKIARFIRFCDAFNIPLITLVDVPGYLPGVNQEYGGIIRHGAKVIYAYSEASVPKLTVITRKAYGGGYIAMCSKHLGADAVFAWPTAEIAVMGPEGAAEIIFSKEIAKAENPEEALLNFAQKYREKVTNPYVAASKGYVTSIIEPQDTRKMLISYLIALRRKRGKVNFSRKHGNIPL
- a CDS encoding sodium ion-translocating decarboxylase subunit beta, whose protein sequence is MIIIGCFFIYLAIKKHYEPLLLLPIGFGAILVNIPYGGLMEPGGFFKFLYDFGIITEVFPILIFVGIGSMCDFGALLERPWLLVFAAAGQIGIFTALIAALLSGFTPLESVAVGIIGAMDGPTAIYVTSKFTPEILGPVTVCAYSYMAMVPILQIPISKALTTRKERLIKMPYKRESYPKSIRLIFPIIVTLITGLIAPKGIPLMGALMLGNFMKESGVVERLTKTAENELANITTLLLGIAIGGTMMAEQFLTIKTLLIFGLGLIAFSSALAFGILFGKLVYLATKGKVNPLIGACGVSAFPMAGRTAHLIGRKEDPDNWLLMHAVAANAGGQIGSVIAGAVVLTYAPLLLGL
- a CDS encoding acetate--CoA ligase family protein, whose translation is MPYLLEYEAKQIFKKEGLTIPEGEVAETPKQVKSIVERIGKPVVVKIQIPSGRRGRAGGVKFADNADEAEKAASELIGKEFLGHKVNKVLVEEKLNIKKEFYIGVVNDRAAKSPAILISSEGGMEIEEITQKFPEKLAKINVDIFKGLQVFQARNAARKVGIPVELINSISNTVYNLYWRIYRKYDATFTEINPLCLTTDGKLVAADARLSIDDDAMFRHKEIMPETEKYLNEREKHAKEKGYVYVELDPNGEIACISNGAGLGMSVMDYVNEAGGRLACFMDVGGRFYELAGDALKTVLTLPNLKAVLFHVYAGLTRANVIAKGVCEAIKEVKPKIPILIQVSGTGEKGAIEIMKKESEEFKKMGLIVEWCSHTVTGKESSTAHKGGVDVIETPVKRVLEWCGIKYKRNPPKWLPEHPEWEKTTREIMRKTLPLRPEPEYRELAKYE
- a CDS encoding acetyl-CoA carboxylase biotin carboxyl carrier protein subunit — translated: MAERESTEVTFKPEAALKKLEPIQIQKKELVKEVGEEAVIKAPMDGTITRIEKKLGDKVSVGEVVLVLEAMKMENEICAPKSGIIKELNASKGVSVHQGDVLAVIE
- a CDS encoding biotin transporter BioY, with the translated sequence MLRKTRFTPLAALFAVLTALGAYIFIPLPFTPVPITLQTLFVYLAGDILGELGALSQIVYILLGALGLPVFARGRGGVEVLIGPTGGYLMGFAAAAFIIGKLTRFKHAQTFVWFIFSNIIGTIVIYCFGIFQLSIWFGSLKKAIIFGVFPFLIGDLIKAWLAAYIATRNQIRKWMSLLKS
- a CDS encoding MoaD/ThiS family protein, producing the protein MKIKVLLFGHLRAVTGRKEVEFESTHTTYVKDVINFLKERFPEFKEILTKLAPGESIAILVNNKIALENVELKDGDEVALIPPISGGLKLSFNQFIICLFYQKVLFQFDKLMVQQL
- a CDS encoding aldehyde ferredoxin oxidoreductase, producing the protein MKYKGYMGEILRVNLTSKKIWTQEVTDEMAYMYLGGNGFAARILYDELKPGVDALSHENKIFIGSGPLNGTRIPFCVKTYAASKSPLTGLWGDTNCGGHFSAELKFTGHDAIVVEGKAEKPVYISVLDDEVKINDASHLWGKTTYETEEIIKRDLNEKGAYSISIGPAGENLVRYACLISAYRAGGRCGLGAVMGSKNLKAIAVKGSKDVEVADLNGLERYVSEVRFKKFPNSTLDKGYSTLGTPMLTEIINKLGLLGTKNWNNEVFDEIDKISYEALHKYEVKRVSCFGCLAHCCGVYKVENGVYAGVINEGPEYETIYALGSMCLNNDITSIIKMDRMCDELGLDTISTGVTLAFA
- a CDS encoding HD domain-containing protein, producing MSEIKLPSRKKCFNLMKKYNVPENILRHSLTVNKFANQLANSLIAKGELINKILVDRASLLHDIGKFKALSKGGFHEEEGYKILKKEGLNEIANIVKKHSLFSVLSENETPVTWEEKIVFYADKRVNEDKIVTLEKRINYLKKRYGKNKKILKRIKAAEPLIYQIEKELFDKINK